The Ziziphus jujuba cultivar Dongzao chromosome 1, ASM3175591v1 genome segment aaaaaaaataaaaataaaaaaatggggGTTTCTTAATTCATATCCATTAATAGAGTTTGCTTTTTAAAACTCTCCCACGTAGATATAGATCCTTAAAATAAACAtgacatataaataatataaataatatttcgaaaaaaaatatattttttaataataatatctaaatTGCATGTCATATTATGtggtataaaatttataaagatcatatatatttttaaatgctctatcaaaatttttttattttttataaaagttaaattttctttaaaaagttaatttaaaaaaaaattggtaaaatatagaattaattaatagataTTACTTGTTACCAATAATCTTCTAACATAAtactattgaaaaataattttttattttactatttatttatataactcATATATCAACAATGTCAATTTCTTCACAATATGTATAGCAATCCGAATTCTCTATTTTAGATGCTCTTCTAATGGATCAAGGAACAAATGTCttgattgataaaaaaaacaatgtctcatatattgatatataaaaaagaaaaaagaaaatcccaaaatgcACAAGTTCTACTGGCTCTGGCTAACTGATACCGgaagataattaattaaattggagGTTGTTTGCATTGCAAGAATACATATTACtatcaaggaaaaataaaaataatatatcttgACACATTTACATATGCATGTGATCCTGAGCAGCCACCGATCAGAATATAAACAAGTAGAGAAGTAGAAGACGATCATCTTCTTGCCCCCATTTTTTGTCCCTTTCATTCGTCATAAAGGTTGGCAAAGATGAGTGACTATTTGCCATCTGATTAATTAGAAAACTGCCCTGTTTCAATGCAGAGAAGTTTTAAAGAGGAACAAGACTAACTCTACATTTAAGGAATAAGACTAAGAGCTGAATGGATTAGGAGTATTTTTAAAAGCTGTGTCGATcgttatatttaaatatagatcaaattttaaaaaaaaaatctctttaatAAGTTTGTTTATTGAGCCTGTAAAGTTGATGttcgtaaaaaaataaaataaacactatctataattaaatagattttttaaataatgtgattcaccaaaataatttttatgaaaaaaaaaaacatttatatatatataaatcattatcagttattattaatttttatgaatatacatatacatatatatatacaaataattaattaattgatattcAGATAGAAACGTTGAAGAACATTTCTTtggattaaatatttataaataaacatttatatcACATATATTAGAAGCTTTTTCAATAATTATGCCTTATAAATAGCAATCTATAAACAGTATTCAAATTCAACATGGTTATTGCCAGctgatatttttttgttatgtatattttttgttttgttttgttttgtttttttttttttttttttttcagtttataACTCTACTAGTACTGTGTATTTGGTGGCGTAACGTGTATGCTTATTGCTTATGTATATGGTCccgtgaaattttttttttttttttttgaaagaaggtcagagaagaagaaaaaaatcattaccagaagataaataaataaataaataaaataaaggatatgTGGATCGGGCCGCGTGTAATAGATGACTCaagaaaattttctatatatatatataaatgtaaaagaaattaagaatatatatatatatatatataagatttggGGTATGCATATTTACAATAATCAAGTACTTAAGAGTCAACATGGACCAAGCTTCCAATTTCTTCACGGGTTATCGTCATATAGTCAAGTAAGTTGAATATTATAATGCTATAAAATAATGCATGATTGTGGTTTTTCTTAGCAAGGATGAGGTAATCGGCAGACTAacatgtttgaaaaataattattttatatctaatattATGTTGCCTATTTAAGGCCGTTGgtttttatatcatataaaccattaatttttattgcaaTTTGTGGTCTTACTGTTGAATGGACAACAAAAATATTCTTCAACTAGATGTGGGATTTTtatcacaaaaaagaaaaaaaaaaaagatgtgggATTGATtactaaaaatcaaaaataataataacaattaaaaacttgattatttcaatcaaaattgagtctcaaaagaaagcaaaaacattttcttagaggataaaataaagaaaagaaatttaatttttgcacGCATATAGctcattaattatattttttttatttgctaataGGATTGTACAATTATTATGttccatatattttttagaGCTACTCCGAGGAATAGACGTTTATAGAGTAATggaaataatttgataattatttttagtatcatttgcatataattattgaaTCTTTGTCTCCtgtttgtattatttaattgaagtaggtcaaatcattaaaattttctaTAGCTGTATACATTATGATTTATAGTGATTATTATAAATGTTACaaaaataggaaacaaaaagatccaatactacaaatattatatgcaaatgatattaaaaataattaccaGATTATTTCCTTATATAGATCATATTAacttgtaaaattaaataaaaaatatatatatgttttattattatactaatatgattttctaatattagaTGTGAGTGAttactatttaaattgatatatatttgaatgtgaaaaaataactatttaGATAAAAGTGTATAGTTTGTTTTTCGAAGGAGAATCAATGACTCTTCAATGGCCCTTGGAAGTGGGAGAATATAAACATATCTGCATAATTATACGGTGAGTATGAGTTTATgactaataattaaataattataagtgTTCTACCAAAACTTCTAATATGCTAGCGCTAATAGATATCTCATCATGGTACGTTTAGGTGAATGAAATTCATGCCAACTTTCATATGCCAAAGAAACCATTTTAAAATTGACGCATTACAATTCCTTCACCCAGAAAGCAAATCACcatctatataattttatcatatatatatatatatatatatatggattttcaCGTCAAATGGGAAACCTCAACCCCACATGCTTTATCAATTAAGATTGCCCTATTTTCCAAAGATAAAAAGggaaattgattcttgtttggtgaataaagaaaagggaaaatgattggaaaatatatatttattctgaatcattatatgaaatttatgaacTGCAGGTTTTTCTGAGCAAGATAGAGATAAGACTACGATGTATCAAGTGGAAAGTGGGTTTGAAGAGTAGCCTTAGAATAAAATAGATGACCCAGATTCCCaaaatatttgcttttttttttttttttggctatgacCCAAAATATCTGCTTTATCTTTATACAAAGTTGCCAATAGGCCTGGTGGATGTGACAATTTTAAGTCAAGTTAAAAGCTGAATTCCAAGccaaaaatacttttctaaaaaAGAGCTCAAAGTCTTTCTCTTTGGTCCATTATATGGTTAAAAACTAAGCTATAAAGAGCTTTCAACAGTAATGACAACACCATGTATAgtttaataattaagaaaactaaAGTTTGTTGTTTCCCTATAAAGCGAAATATAGAGGAAAAGAGAAATGTCAAAGAAACTTTAGACTTTAGCCTTTGTACtagcgccaaaaaaaaaaaataaacaaaaataatgccTTTGTAGTTTGCACCCTCTACAAAAATTATGAGATCATAAAATGTCACATTGGACAGAGTTGGTCAGAATTGCCAGCTACTGCTTCCACACCCAATGTCTACTAATCCATCCCTGCATCCCTTGGTCAAATATTGTGTTTTGACTTTAATACCAGAACATTAATCACAACTAATTTAAGTATATTTCTTTCAATGTGGATTATCCATCTGCATGTGTTGTAATTTAACATTGTAATTATTCTCaaatttcaatggatttttttcccccctcagTGGTCTTCTCCATGCTATGTGAAACACTTCAAGATTTCTCAGTGTATACTTTGATTACCCGTATCAAATCTCTAGAACTTGCAGCAAATAATTATAAGATGAATCCCACTAGATCGATATAGCTAGATCGGTATCAAGAAAATATAGTTACTAGCCCTCCTAGAGGAATTATGAATGGTGGTCATGCCAAAATTAAGCCACATATATGCATAATTCAATGAGTCATCTTGGACAcattaccagaaaaaaaaaaaagtcattctCGCACACAATTAGAGGATAAAAATCTGTAATTAAGCCAACCATTTACTCAAACACCTCTCACTTCACAAAATCCTACCGGCCAATCTAGAGGACAATTTCAGGATGGTTCTGGGATCAGCACATGAAGATGGCCAAAAGAGGAATGCCCCACAGCAATATTTCTTAAGTGggttttgatactgtttatatTTCAGAGAAAATGAGGACCACAAAACACTCTGTTTTATAGGACTTATCTCAATCATTTCAAACTTACTtcctttttctatatatatattcaatattctTGATTTCTGAATACTTCCCCCACCTCAATAATTCTGAGCTTTTGTTGAAGAATTTTCTTTACCTTAATTTTGTCTTGGACATAAGTTATTGTTTTAAATCATCTTCTTTACAAGAATCTGAATTTTCTTTCAGCGAAATGAGTACATGAGTAGTAATATGAACAATATCTACATTCAAACATTTGATATACTTTAATGATGGCGGTCATGATTTCAAACTTtcaataaagaaataaacagTTCAACAATGTTATGCATgtgcagaaaaaaataaaaaaaattcagaaataataatattttagaaaaaaaatattgcacaatgatttcaaatcaattttcttctttttcccccAACTACCCACACTGCATATGCTTTACCACAAGGAACGTTCTGGTATTCTGGATATGGATGTAAAATGGCCATTGTCAAGGagcatattattttctttaccttCTTTCTTTATCACTTTACatcctttttccattttttcacgAAAAGCTAATTTCTTCAAAGCAAGAAGATCCCCTTTTGAATAAGCAACCtgcttttcaatttttccaACGAATATTccttaacaattattattattatattttttttggtaaaccaaaaaacaaaacaaaaaatttggaattttcctAGGCTAACTTCTACACAAGTTTCATGCATATACATACAACTCTtgtatactaaaaaaaaattgcagatgtgttattggccaaaaaaaataaaaaataaaagtctatatataatactgtcaggtaatatcttttttattctttaaaaaaaaaaaaaagttgcagaggtgttattcattaaaaaaaaaaaatgagaaagaaaaaaaaacttcagaGGTGCTGTTCATGCATGCAAATTTCAAGtggaaaagaattaaaaaacaaaGTGTACATTGGGCTTCATGGGCTGATGTTTTGTTTCAGTCGTACATACCACATGCTCGCTTGGTACGGAAGAATTATTGTTAATCATTAACGAAATCCTTTAactctatttttaaatttaaatttagatgaTTCTTTAAatgattgtttatttattattcacatatattcTCTTTACCTTTGCTAGATTTTGGAATGTATTCTTGCTGTGGTTTGAACATTTAGTATTATAATTAGGTTCATCATGTTAACTTTTAActgcaatttttaaaataaaaaaaattatttttacacttaaaaaaaaaaaatatatatatatatatagatcataaaaaaaataattagatctTGGGGAGATGGATGCATGAAATCTTAAATTGACACGCAAACAAATTAATACGCATAGAGAAATAGTCTTCAATTTGAGTTTTATTGACTTTTAACACTATTAGCTAGCTAAACAGGTTGATCTGTTAATTAAGGATCATAATTAACATAATGTGTtccattaattattttattttaaatttctttagaaAATCCTTTCGATTACTAATTAATCGATATTATAGACGTATTTTCATTTACAAATctgttaattcttttattttaagatttttttgtaTGGAAAATTCTTTCATCTATGTTTACATATTATGGACATATATTCTCTTTACTTTTAAAACATATGatatggattcttctttctgtgttatatttaataacattaACAGAATAATGTTTaagcatatataattttaacatcCACCTTCAAGATCTAAAGCCATTCTACTTTACCTAATCATGCAAAACacataatttattgtatttttcccCCCCAGATTTAATGTCTTCGAATGCTCGATTAATGTGGTAGCAAGTCTATATTCCCTTAACGATGCATTAAGGTATTATATATGCATCATACCATATATTGACAGATAGAAAGtggaaaaaccatttttttttaaaaaaaaattatttaaaaaatatgttaatatgagattatattttattttatatatagaaaacaGAAACCATATCAATCCCTTAATAGAACCCTtacaatgaaataaataaatctgaatTATTAGTTTAAGACCTCAACAAAGTTttgttgatttgtttttttatgaatggtaataaataaaaattatcaaatagagGCGTTTAATATGGAGGAGAAGATCTGCCGCCTTAAGGCTACTTTTGATGGGCTTAGTGAATTATGGGCTTTGTTTCCAGTGGCCATGGTTTGGGCTTTCTCAACATGGTTCAAATCTCTCTGTAGACCTAGTTGTATTCACCCACAATCGCATCCCATTTAACCAAGATCCATAAGCAATTAACGTTTTTTAAGTGgcattctatttttaatttaattattcacATTGTTCACCTTCTTTGCTTTACAGATAACCTACAAACAAAAActtgagtgaaaaaaataaaaatatagaaaatagttaaaaataggATGCACATAAGCATTACTTGGTTTTAcaaacttaaaaaaacaaatttgcttaaatgaccatatatatatatatatatactggaaACTTTCCATTTGCTCTTGTTTAGCACCATTGAGAAAAAACCGCTTACGTAAATTGAAAAAGGAATATTGTATTTAGTTGTCCGAGTCAAATGTCCTACATCAAAGGAAACCCATATAAAAGCTCACATTTAACTAATTAGCACCCACCTCCATCTCTTTCTCGCCTAGAAAAAATACCAACTCTTAACTGCTAAACAAAATATGAAGCTAATTGAATATTCACAACCAAAATCAAATCACATAGCCAAATCTTTTTTAAGAGAAACATTAATAATTTCCCATCCCAACATGCCCATATTTACacacaaataaatgaaaataagccTCTTTCATGGATAGTAGTTATACAAATGGAGATAGAAATCGACAGGCTATCCAAATTTTCGTCTTTCCGATTACGTAGTAGAAACTCATCCATCGCCACCACCGTCACCGACTCCGATATCGATGACGATCACCGGTATACAAGCTTGAAGGACATCATGATGAATTCACCAACACATGGTGCATCTAACGCGGAGGTACTGAATGAATTCAGCTCTCCAAATATAAGTATTCGTAATCAGTTGGTGAAGCATGCAGCATCGGCATATCTCCAGTCGACCGCCATATTGGTCAGTCGGAATCAGAATTGCTTCGTTGCGTTCTGGGGGAACATAGAGAACAAGGGTGTATTTCGTTCGTACTGGAACTTTTACATCAGGAACCCATTAAGAGCCTGTTTTCGGCCTATATTGAGGTTTTTTGCATCCATGGTTGGGACTGTTCGAAGTAGAATGATTCCCTTGTAATCAAATTCTAATAATTAAGATATGCTGGAGAGTTATTAGTTAATTTCTAGATGTAAGATGCagactataatatatatatatatatatatgtgagttATTAATGTCTAGGCTTTCtaattttcataaaagaaaattcataTCCGTTTGTatgtaagaaaaattattaatgctTATATTATAATTAGTGTATTTTGCaaagcatgcatatatatacttaCATGGTTGTGAAAATAGAATATCCTATATGGAAGCTTGTTGTGTGTGGTTCCTAGTTAAATGAATTATATGGGAGATGGAATTTGTTAAAGACAGcagagaatatatatacattgggaATGGCTTAACAAATTCAAAGAGTCTGGCCTCTGTAAGAGATGTCTATACCTTGTCTGAATTCGTATGAACAAGTTTCATCTAATATATATGGAAGATTAAAAAGCTTAAGTGAAATCTTGGAAAAGGCTctaggtttttttcttttatcattatttatttatttatttaaagtttgaggcAAATTAAGTATAGTTGTTGTGATGGCTTTTTAATTGGTCATAGAGGAAGATAAGCAAGAGGttcatccaaaatggctttaacaTATTCAAAGCTGGTAACAGAGAGATGTTCATGAATCATGCGTTGTGTGAAGGCTCTAATTTGAAAATAGAGATTGAAATTCTTGAAAGTAGAAGCGTGCTAGCTGGCTAGGTGTACGTCGTTGATTTCGAATATTAAACCAAATATTGGCTTATTCAGGATTGAAACAAAACTgagcgcatatatatatatatatataaatatatatcaactGTGTACACAAATGATATAATTAAACCACTATAACTTAAAATAATTGGaagtgtatataatatataaaaataagaaaagcacGGATTAGCCATTTATAACAAGTAACATATGCATATTAATTACTGAAGCATCGCAAACCCTGATCCAAGAAAAAGCTAAACAGACCGTCATTATATAACTTATCAAAACATAATCAGGAAATCGTCAAGTAAAGACTAAAAGATATTAAGTGAAATcttcgggaaaaaaaaataaatttcatttaacatgtacttctctttttttttttttttttttttaccccaaaaaaacaaacaaaatgtcTATATAGCATTTCTTTCGCGTTGCGATGGCTTTTATGTTTACGTACGTACAGTAGCTTTCGTCATAAAAGACTGAAGCATGGCAGTCAGGTGCATCAGAATCAAAAAAATCTCAACCACAGTAATCCAATTCAATTAAGATGAAAGCGAAAATCAATAAACCACAAACaacatatgttaaaaaaaaaaaaaaaaaaaaaccacgaaCAAGATTAATGAAGCAGATAGTACCTTCTTTTCAAGACTCATATGcactttctttatttctttattagtatatacatatatatatatatatatattattgacaaGAGTATAAAACACATATATACTATTGACAAGaatataaaacacacaattagaatatttacccaaaaatacACACAATTCGATTTCAAGATTATTTGGATAACGAAAGTATTCTTCCTTATCTAGATTCCACGTGGAAGATATGATATGACGGTAATTTTCAAAGACTCACAGTAAAAAATTGGATAGCGAGGAAAGAAGAGCATGAGGGTCCCACCGAATTCCTGAAAAAGGTAGTGGGGCCAAAGtctgtataaaaataaaaatcgtaCCATGTTGTAgaatcagagagagagagaggttttgAGAGGatcataatatattcataaatcaTCCCCAATAATCTGACGGCGTCGGGTGTCCCAAAGAAGGACAAACAGGGTAACGAAAGCAAAGACTGACCATTCAAACGACGGCGTTTCAGGCGTTCTTTTGTCGGCTTGTCGGTTCCCGTCATCATTCGGTCTTCAACAAATTAACAgacgctctctctctctctctctctctcacagtcggtctcactttttttttttttattttctgaaaagcCAAGAACGTCCTGCTTTTTTTCTCTACCAGTCGTTGAAAGTTCCGTACAAGCTCTCACGCGTTTAGAAAGAGAATCAAATTGTGTATATATGACTACTGTGAGTGTGTGAGTAGGTATACACTCTACACTATAATACATAtcaccacaaaaaataaaaataaacaaattaacctGCAGGCTAACACACATGTCCATTGTTTTGCCCTTTTGGGTAGTCAGCTAAACAGCTGGTCTTTCTTCATTATATTGCGGTTTTTGTGTGAGTGAAAGAGAATATTTTCTGTTGGGATATTTGGCACCCTCCTTCCCTCAACAACCGATAACTccaatctctttttctttttctttaaaaataacctattttaataaacattacaacttacacacacacacacacacacacacaaatatacaaTATACGTTTCAGTCATAGATATCCGAACGCTGCTGTATATATGTTCATCATGTTCTTGTTATGTTTTGGTCCAATCTCTTCTTTCCACTTTGACTATCTCGTACGGCGATTTGATCAATTTGGCGTGTTACACTGCTAAAGCTT includes the following:
- the LOC107407357 gene encoding uncharacterized protein LOC107407357, whose amino-acid sequence is MEIEIDRLSKFSSFRLRSRNSSIATTVTDSDIDDDHRYTSLKDIMMNSPTHGASNAEVLNEFSSPNISIRNQLVKHAASAYLQSTAILVSRNQNCFVAFWGNIENKGVFRSYWNFYIRNPLRACFRPILRFFASMVGTVRSRMIPL